A genomic stretch from Telopea speciosissima isolate NSW1024214 ecotype Mountain lineage chromosome 7, Tspe_v1, whole genome shotgun sequence includes:
- the LOC122667061 gene encoding probable E3 ubiquitin-protein ligase BAH1-like 1 isoform X1, with the protein MSTVVSCFNKRAQKLLELHLASSFRNYFMWKGRNHVSLIQEGKDLVTYAIIDAIAIRKILKKYDNVHYCRQGQAFKSQAQSMHIEILQSPWLWGLMDFHINLRETRAKAKAVTGLLESCSLVFNDGKPSLSCAIFDSVKLDIDLTCSICLDTMFDPMSLTCGHIFCYMCACSAALVTIVDGLKESNPKAKCPLCLEAEVFKGFVSMNELNILLSRSCHEYWEERLQTERRERIKQAKQYWESQCRAFMGVWLKI; encoded by the exons ATGTCCACAGTTGTGAGCTGCTTTAACAAGCGTGCACAAAAATTGCTTGAGCTACACTTAGCATCAAGCTTCCGAAATTACTTCATGTGGAAAGGAAGGAATCATGTTTCTTTAATTCAAGAAGGCAAGGACTTAGTTACCTATGCAATAATTGATGCCATTGCTATCAGAAAAATTCTAAAGAAGTATGACAAC GTCCATTACTGTAGACAAGGCCAGGCTTTCAAATCGCAAGCTCAAAGTATGCATATTGAGATCCTTCAATCTCCTTGGCTGTGGGGGCTGATGGACTTCCACATCAACTTGAGGGAAACTAGGGCTAAAGCAAAGGCAGTCACAGGACTTCTTGAAAGCTGCTCACTTGTGTTCAATGATGGCAAGCCATCACTCTCTTGTGCAATCTTTGATTCAGTGAAGCTCGATATTGATCTCACTTGTTCTATATGCTTG GACACAATGTTTGATCCGATGTCTCTTACATGTGGCCATATCTTCTGTTACATGTGTGCATGCTCTGCAGCATTAGTGACCATTGTGGATGGACTAaaggaatcaaatcctaaagcaaAATGCCCTCTTTGTCTAGAG GCAGAAGTTTTTAAAGGTTTTGTATCTATGAATGAGCTTAACATTTTATTAAGTCGAAG TTGCCATGAATATTGGGAAGAACGGCTTCAGACAGAAAGAAGAGAGCGGATTAAGCAGGCAAAGCAATATTGGGAATCCCAATGTCGAGCTTTCATGGGAGTTTGGTTGAAAATTTAA
- the LOC122667061 gene encoding probable E3 ubiquitin-protein ligase BAH1-like 1 isoform X2, protein MSTVVSCFNKRAQKLLELHLASSFRNYFMWKGRNHVSLIQEGKDLVTYAIIDAIAIRKILKKYDNVHYCRQGQAFKSQAQSMHIEILQSPWLWGLMDFHINLRETRAKAKAVTGLLESCSLVFNDGKPSLSCAIFDSVKLDIDLTCSICLDTMFDPMSLTCGHIFCYMCACSAALVTIVDGLKESNPKAKCPLCLEVKVFKGFVSMNELNILLSRSCHEYWEERLQTERRERIKQAKQYWESQCRAFMGVWLKI, encoded by the exons ATGTCCACAGTTGTGAGCTGCTTTAACAAGCGTGCACAAAAATTGCTTGAGCTACACTTAGCATCAAGCTTCCGAAATTACTTCATGTGGAAAGGAAGGAATCATGTTTCTTTAATTCAAGAAGGCAAGGACTTAGTTACCTATGCAATAATTGATGCCATTGCTATCAGAAAAATTCTAAAGAAGTATGACAAC GTCCATTACTGTAGACAAGGCCAGGCTTTCAAATCGCAAGCTCAAAGTATGCATATTGAGATCCTTCAATCTCCTTGGCTGTGGGGGCTGATGGACTTCCACATCAACTTGAGGGAAACTAGGGCTAAAGCAAAGGCAGTCACAGGACTTCTTGAAAGCTGCTCACTTGTGTTCAATGATGGCAAGCCATCACTCTCTTGTGCAATCTTTGATTCAGTGAAGCTCGATATTGATCTCACTTGTTCTATATGCTTG GACACAATGTTTGATCCGATGTCTCTTACATGTGGCCATATCTTCTGTTACATGTGTGCATGCTCTGCAGCATTAGTGACCATTGTGGATGGACTAaaggaatcaaatcctaaagcaaAATGCCCTCTTTGTCTAGAGGTTA AAGTTTTTAAAGGTTTTGTATCTATGAATGAGCTTAACATTTTATTAAGTCGAAG TTGCCATGAATATTGGGAAGAACGGCTTCAGACAGAAAGAAGAGAGCGGATTAAGCAGGCAAAGCAATATTGGGAATCCCAATGTCGAGCTTTCATGGGAGTTTGGTTGAAAATTTAA